In bacterium, the following are encoded in one genomic region:
- a CDS encoding sodium:solute symporter family protein, producing the protein MADGSIYAWIAFVLYAATVSGIALWSRSRARSMASFSVGTRTVSPYLVGLSLAANMTSAATFVINPGLMYLYGWSGILGYAVATPLGIGIGLVVFSKKFRSIGDRSSVITVPQWIGDRFGAPLLKVYFAVLSLLQITFLVLIVVGLSFVLHSTLGISTTAALLIIVGFTFAYILLGGASAHILTNSVQAVIMILVAIIFLASGLEYFSGGFSGFAERLASVGPHFASPVNPDSLLFRDWFETFVANFIIGIAIILQPHIISKALYLRTEKDVNRYLVTALVVATLFFAVLLTGLFARLALGGDELKPDIVMATYIVHEFPPVMRAFIGLGILAAGFSTLEGILVALSSIFANDFLRGVLPARITAQDSWEKRSLRAAKIFLVLLAPVTLLLSWDQIQHPSLSVAMFAQNGVYGLFSAAFVPILCGVFFERAGKGLVFASSLTALLVHFGMYYGKITVYHNNPGVTAAVALLASLLVMFAGLLLQKSVQEETA; encoded by the coding sequence ATGGCTGATGGCTCCATATATGCCTGGATTGCATTCGTGCTTTACGCCGCGACCGTGTCGGGTATCGCGCTGTGGAGCCGTTCGCGTGCCCGTTCGATGGCGAGTTTCTCGGTGGGCACGAGAACGGTGAGTCCCTATCTCGTCGGACTCTCGCTCGCTGCCAACATGACGAGTGCGGCGACATTCGTGATCAATCCCGGGCTCATGTACCTCTATGGTTGGTCAGGGATTCTCGGGTACGCCGTTGCGACGCCGCTGGGCATCGGAATCGGCCTGGTTGTATTCAGCAAGAAATTCCGAAGTATCGGTGACCGCAGCAGTGTGATTACCGTCCCGCAGTGGATCGGGGACCGCTTCGGTGCACCGCTGCTCAAGGTGTATTTCGCGGTACTTTCCCTTCTGCAGATTACTTTTCTCGTTCTCATCGTTGTGGGATTGTCTTTCGTCCTGCACAGCACGCTTGGTATCAGTACAACGGCCGCGCTGCTGATTATCGTTGGCTTTACCTTTGCTTATATCCTGCTCGGAGGTGCCAGTGCGCATATCCTGACGAACAGCGTGCAGGCGGTGATCATGATCCTTGTGGCCATTATCTTTCTGGCGTCCGGTCTTGAATATTTCTCAGGCGGCTTCAGCGGTTTCGCTGAACGGCTCGCCAGTGTCGGACCACATTTCGCCTCCCCCGTGAATCCGGACAGCCTGCTGTTCCGCGACTGGTTTGAAACCTTTGTTGCCAATTTCATTATCGGCATTGCAATCATTCTGCAGCCGCATATCATTTCGAAAGCACTGTATCTCAGGACGGAGAAGGATGTCAATCGCTATCTCGTCACGGCGCTCGTTGTGGCGACGCTCTTTTTCGCCGTGCTGCTCACAGGATTGTTTGCACGACTCGCTCTCGGCGGCGATGAGCTGAAGCCGGATATTGTCATGGCGACATATATCGTACACGAGTTCCCTCCGGTAATGCGTGCGTTTATCGGACTCGGTATCCTTGCTGCAGGCTTCTCGACACTGGAAGGTATTCTCGTTGCGCTCTCCAGTATTTTCGCAAACGATTTTCTTCGCGGCGTTCTGCCTGCCAGGATTACCGCGCAGGACAGCTGGGAAAAGCGTTCGCTTCGCGCCGCGAAGATTTTCCTCGTTCTACTCGCACCCGTAACACTGCTGCTGTCGTGGGATCAGATACAGCATCCCTCGCTATCTGTTGCGATGTTTGCGCAGAATGGGGTCTATGGACTTTTCTCCGCCGCATTCGTTCCAATACTCTGTGGTGTATTTTTTGAACGCGCAGGAAAAGGACTTGTCTTCGCCTCGTCACTGACGGCGCTCCTTGTGCACTTCGGCATGTATTACGGGAAAATTACCGTGTACCACAATAATCCCGGCGTGACAGCCGCGGTGGCCCTGCTTGCGAGTCTCCTGGTAATGTTCGCTGGATTGCTGTTGCAGAAATCTGTGCAGGAGGAGACAGCATGA
- a CDS encoding ketoacyl-ACP synthase III — MRKRNHSERRRRSILSRTAFIHGTGFHAPGEPVPNSVFDRRHGEGIDNFLRENRNIHQRYYMSAEQATSDLIVPAARQALEEAGVAETDLDLIIIATDTPDYISPSTAAVCQHKLGAINAGVFDVNTACAGFVTAMDIAWKYLQSDTRYRHILVAGAYGMSKYLDFDDYKIASLFADGAGAVVVTADDDGHGILASTLYADGSYHDYMGIYSGGTFKPATHEAVDARDTLLRFAKKIPPETNPRHWPRLIHDVLARADRSVEDIAHFFFTQININSINETLDILGVPHARAHNIMDRYAYTGSACIPMAIADAADAHVLHEGDLVVLMGSGGGISMAAMLLEWHYDT, encoded by the coding sequence ATGAGGAAGAGAAATCACAGTGAACGAAGGAGAAGGAGCATTTTGAGCAGGACGGCATTTATTCATGGTACAGGCTTTCACGCACCGGGAGAACCGGTTCCAAATTCGGTATTTGACCGTCGGCACGGTGAAGGTATCGATAATTTTTTGCGTGAAAATCGAAACATCCATCAGCGCTACTACATGTCTGCGGAACAGGCAACGTCTGATCTGATCGTACCGGCGGCCCGGCAGGCGCTTGAGGAAGCAGGTGTAGCGGAAACAGATCTCGACCTGATCATCATCGCGACGGATACACCGGATTATATTTCTCCCAGTACGGCCGCAGTGTGCCAGCATAAGCTCGGAGCGATCAATGCCGGTGTGTTCGATGTCAATACCGCCTGTGCCGGCTTCGTCACCGCGATGGACATTGCGTGGAAGTACCTGCAGTCCGACACCCGCTATCGTCACATCCTCGTCGCTGGCGCCTATGGCATGAGCAAGTATCTCGACTTCGACGATTACAAGATCGCATCCCTTTTCGCGGACGGTGCGGGAGCTGTGGTCGTCACCGCGGATGATGACGGACATGGAATACTCGCATCGACCTTATATGCCGACGGCAGCTACCATGATTACATGGGCATATACTCCGGAGGCACGTTCAAGCCCGCGACGCATGAGGCGGTGGATGCGCGGGATACGTTGCTGCGTTTCGCGAAGAAAATTCCTCCTGAAACCAATCCGCGACACTGGCCGCGTCTCATCCATGACGTCCTTGCCCGCGCTGATCGCAGCGTTGAAGACATCGCGCATTTCTTCTTTACACAGATCAACATTAACAGCATCAACGAAACCCTGGATATCCTCGGTGTTCCGCATGCGCGGGCACACAATATCATGGACCGCTACGCGTACACCGGGAGCGCCTGCATTCCGATGGCCATTGCCGATGCGGCCGACGCTCATGTGCTGCACGAAGGTGATCTCGTGGTACTCATGGGCTCGGGCGGCGGCATCTCCATGGCGGCGATGCTCCTTGAATGGCATTATGACACATGA
- a CDS encoding MarR family transcriptional regulator produces MEKQAESIQREFIEAFGNLYATYGWKRLDGLILGLLIARAETLSLDDICTALGRSKGPISESVRQLAEKGLVRKMPGRENRRAYWAVDSEVFHQNHLRNMLVVQKNRQIAEQFLERSADSVDLEGMRDNLRRMHAFYTLMESFYSDFSAHWQGEQRRHEEEKSQ; encoded by the coding sequence ATGGAGAAGCAGGCAGAGTCCATTCAACGCGAGTTTATTGAGGCGTTCGGAAACCTCTACGCTACGTACGGATGGAAACGTCTTGATGGGCTCATTCTCGGGTTACTTATCGCACGTGCGGAAACACTTTCTCTCGATGACATCTGCACTGCACTCGGCAGGAGTAAGGGACCGATTTCGGAATCCGTTCGTCAGCTGGCTGAGAAAGGGCTGGTACGAAAAATGCCGGGTCGCGAGAACCGCCGCGCATACTGGGCTGTCGATTCGGAAGTATTCCATCAGAATCACCTGCGAAACATGCTCGTAGTACAGAAGAACAGGCAGATCGCTGAGCAATTTCTGGAGCGGAGTGCGGATTCAGTCGACCTTGAAGGAATGCGCGACAATCTTCGCCGCATGCACGCGTTCTACACACTGATGGAGAGCTTCTACAGCGATTTCAGCGCGCACTGGCAGGGAGAACAGCGTCGCCATGAGGAAGAGAAATCACAGTGA
- the hutH gene encoding histidine ammonia-lyase, translating to MHTLYIDGNSLTLEDTVAVAEGTLRVELADEARPRMQASRELVEQWVRDNKVMYGITTGFGEFANVHIGRDKLAELQRNLIVSHAVGCGDPIPRHITRILMLLRANALAKGHSGIRISTVEHLLAMLNADIIPVIPSQGSVGSSGDLVQLAHLVCGMMGLEQCWDDKMGERPSKEALAGAGLEPVVLDAKEGLALINGTQMMTAYLCWTTARAKALLRTADISGAMTLEGLLGTTNACDPELHAVRPHPGQQATARNILRLLEESEIRESHREGHDAVQDAYSLRCMPQVHGASRDAVTYVEGVLLREINAATDNPLIFPESKRLIEGGNFHGQPVALAADFLGIALSEIANIAERRIERMVNGKLSGLPRFLTEQGGLHSGLMIAQYTAASLVSENKVLAHPSSVDSIPTSANQEDHNSMGSIGARKAWQIMRNVENVLAIEFLTAAQALDFHPQGMGRGTAAAHDLIRNEVAHLDEDRLLHEDVRRIARLVQKNSILNIVEQVIGSLE from the coding sequence ATGCACACGCTCTATATTGATGGAAATTCCCTGACACTGGAAGATACCGTTGCGGTTGCCGAAGGCACGCTTCGGGTGGAGCTTGCCGATGAGGCACGTCCTCGCATGCAAGCCTCGCGGGAACTGGTGGAACAGTGGGTACGGGACAACAAGGTGATGTACGGAATCACCACGGGTTTCGGTGAATTCGCCAACGTTCATATCGGCAGGGACAAGCTTGCGGAACTGCAGCGGAATCTGATCGTGAGCCATGCTGTTGGCTGCGGGGATCCGATTCCCAGACATATCACGCGTATTCTCATGCTGCTTCGCGCCAATGCCCTGGCGAAGGGGCATTCCGGCATTCGCATCAGCACCGTCGAACATCTGCTCGCGATGCTCAACGCGGACATCATTCCCGTCATACCGTCGCAGGGGTCTGTCGGCTCGAGTGGTGATCTCGTACAGCTCGCGCACCTGGTCTGCGGGATGATGGGACTCGAGCAATGCTGGGACGATAAGATGGGAGAGCGTCCGAGCAAGGAGGCGCTCGCAGGAGCGGGTCTCGAACCGGTCGTACTTGACGCCAAGGAGGGACTGGCACTCATCAACGGCACTCAGATGATGACAGCCTACCTGTGCTGGACTACCGCGCGTGCGAAGGCGCTGCTGCGCACTGCGGATATTTCAGGGGCAATGACGCTGGAGGGCTTGCTCGGCACCACGAATGCCTGTGATCCTGAGCTGCATGCCGTTAGACCGCATCCCGGTCAGCAGGCCACCGCACGCAACATTCTGCGTCTGCTCGAGGAGAGCGAAATCCGTGAATCCCATCGTGAAGGCCACGACGCAGTGCAGGACGCGTACTCGCTGCGCTGCATGCCACAGGTACACGGCGCTTCCCGCGATGCTGTCACCTATGTCGAAGGCGTACTGCTGCGTGAGATCAACGCCGCAACCGACAACCCCCTGATCTTTCCCGAAAGCAAGCGTCTCATCGAAGGTGGAAATTTCCACGGTCAGCCGGTTGCGCTGGCTGCTGATTTCCTCGGTATCGCCCTTTCCGAAATTGCGAATATTGCCGAACGCCGTATCGAACGCATGGTGAATGGCAAGCTGAGCGGACTTCCCCGCTTCCTGACCGAACAGGGTGGCCTGCACAGCGGACTCATGATCGCCCAGTATACGGCAGCTTCACTCGTTTCGGAAAACAAGGTACTGGCACATCCCTCAAGCGTCGATTCCATCCCGACATCTGCAAACCAGGAAGATCACAACAGCATGGGCTCGATCGGAGCACGTAAAGCCTGGCAGATTATGCGAAACGTGGAGAACGTGCTTGCGATTGAATTCCTTACCGCCGCCCAGGCGTTGGATTTTCATCCACAGGGTATGGGACGCGGAACGGCCGCCGCGCATGATTTGATTCGCAATGAGGTCGCGCATCTTGATGAAGACCGCCTCTTGCATGAGGACGTGCGGCGAATTGCGCGTCTCGTGCAAAAAAATAGTATCTTGAACATCGTCGAACAGGTTATCGGTTCGCTGGAATAA
- a CDS encoding CBS domain-containing protein, translating to MSTEHDMDSALDAGDEQNPPALEVSDLRMSLRSLMKPAITVEIDTTVQQAVHLMQTKRIGCVLVTSHGKLLGIFTERDVLKKILGAAFDLRSTPITEVMTINPQALNEDDTIAYALNFMDLGGYRHIPLVNDNFEPVGLVSVKDIVSYLVAHFADEVLNLPPHPLATSEEDIPIPDDGLADPDDAGDDDVEA from the coding sequence ATGAGCACAGAGCACGATATGGACTCGGCCCTGGACGCCGGAGACGAGCAGAATCCACCCGCACTCGAGGTATCCGATTTACGCATGTCCCTGCGAAGCCTCATGAAGCCCGCCATCACCGTGGAGATCGATACAACGGTACAGCAGGCGGTGCATCTCATGCAGACGAAACGAATCGGTTGTGTGCTGGTGACAAGCCATGGTAAGTTGCTGGGTATATTCACGGAACGGGATGTGCTGAAAAAAATTCTTGGCGCAGCCTTCGATCTCCGCAGCACACCGATTACAGAGGTGATGACCATCAATCCACAGGCGCTGAACGAGGATGATACCATCGCGTACGCCTTGAATTTCATGGATCTCGGTGGATACCGCCACATTCCGTTGGTAAACGATAATTTTGAGCCTGTTGGACTGGTTTCGGTCAAGGACATCGTATCCTACCTGGTGGCGCATTTTGCGGACGAAGTGCTGAATCTTCCTCCGCATCCGCTCGCGACATCGGAAGAGGACATCCCCATTCCCGATGATGGACTTGCTGATCCTGATGATGCCGGGGACGACGACGTCGAGGCCTGA
- a CDS encoding glycosyltransferase family 39 protein, which yields MGTAPAGTKRKPSEHNGGTGKRFLVAVIAIAALGAGLRLIFLLRLQETPFYLEHFSDSRLYVQLSADILSAGGIREAFFMSPLYPYLLAAVSAVTGNMELWMRILQAGFGAMTAVLAALAGRRMHSAGAGIIAGALTAIYAPLIYFDGLLLTESLLTLLVMLAVFFLLRAVDLHQRRDWIFAALALGFAGMTRASVLLFLPVFLLAWMFLPALREKIQKVNVLLYTALVLLCLLPTTVHNATTEGVFLPVTASFGFNLYAGNNAKAEGQYTMPEPVDLDADLGGRAWAEQQTGRELNASELSAWWRDRALSWMGKHPVDAITLYLRKLILFFYPHEIDQLGMSLQFFVTRYGALPALPQAAFPVLFLFSAAGLGMLFRKAPPISSWLPALFLLTFVLVTAVFFISTRMRLPVMPLLFCYAGAAAMLLYEGIRKRVDMRTYRVPVAATVLAGGLLLLLQPAQPQDFSLEYIKLGKSAFGKGNYARAEEEFRHAVEERQSAEGMTNLGNALAAQQRSDEAAAQYRAAIRKDSTYALAFFNFGNLWMQANKPQYAYGYWKKSLEHDPRLAAAHRNLGLLLFRAGRLQEAAQQLRAYLELERDENARAAVRQDLVRIEQLLTRSSSQE from the coding sequence ATGGGAACAGCACCTGCAGGAACGAAGCGGAAACCTTCCGAGCACAACGGCGGGACAGGGAAGCGCTTCCTTGTTGCCGTGATCGCGATAGCTGCGCTTGGTGCCGGACTTCGCCTGATCTTCCTTCTGCGTCTGCAGGAAACTCCGTTTTACCTCGAGCATTTTTCGGATTCTCGCCTCTACGTACAACTCTCTGCGGATATTCTTTCCGCTGGTGGAATACGGGAGGCGTTTTTCATGTCGCCTCTTTATCCCTACCTGCTGGCCGCAGTATCTGCAGTTACCGGGAACATGGAACTCTGGATGCGCATTCTCCAGGCCGGCTTTGGGGCAATGACGGCAGTCCTGGCTGCGCTTGCTGGACGAAGGATGCACTCGGCAGGAGCCGGCATCATCGCTGGCGCACTCACAGCCATATATGCACCACTGATTTATTTTGACGGATTGCTGCTGACGGAATCGTTGCTGACGCTGCTCGTCATGCTCGCGGTGTTTTTTCTTCTGAGAGCCGTCGACCTGCACCAGCGCAGGGACTGGATATTTGCCGCGCTCGCACTGGGTTTCGCGGGCATGACGCGTGCGAGCGTCCTGCTGTTTCTGCCTGTGTTTCTGCTGGCATGGATGTTCCTTCCTGCACTCAGAGAGAAAATTCAGAAGGTCAACGTTTTGCTATACACGGCTCTTGTTTTGCTGTGTTTGCTTCCAACAACAGTCCATAATGCAACGACGGAAGGTGTGTTCCTCCCTGTCACCGCATCTTTCGGATTCAACCTGTACGCCGGGAACAATGCGAAGGCGGAGGGACAGTACACAATGCCTGAGCCCGTTGATCTGGATGCGGATCTGGGAGGAAGGGCGTGGGCGGAGCAGCAGACAGGCAGGGAACTCAATGCATCTGAACTGTCCGCCTGGTGGCGGGATCGGGCACTGTCGTGGATGGGGAAGCATCCGGTGGACGCCATTACACTTTACCTGCGGAAGCTCATCCTCTTCTTTTATCCGCATGAGATTGATCAACTGGGAATGAGTCTGCAGTTCTTCGTGACGCGGTACGGGGCGTTGCCGGCGCTGCCACAGGCGGCGTTCCCCGTCCTGTTCCTCTTCAGTGCTGCCGGTCTGGGCATGCTGTTTCGAAAAGCTCCGCCGATATCTTCCTGGCTGCCAGCCCTGTTCCTGCTGACGTTTGTGCTGGTGACAGCGGTGTTTTTCATCAGCACGCGTATGCGTCTGCCAGTCATGCCGTTGCTGTTCTGTTATGCAGGAGCCGCTGCGATGCTGCTGTATGAAGGCATCCGGAAGCGAGTAGATATGCGCACGTATCGAGTCCCCGTTGCTGCGACGGTTTTGGCTGGCGGCTTGCTTCTGCTTCTGCAGCCTGCGCAGCCACAGGATTTCTCACTCGAATATATCAAGCTTGGAAAGTCGGCGTTCGGGAAGGGAAACTATGCGAGGGCGGAGGAAGAATTCAGGCATGCGGTCGAAGAACGACAGAGCGCAGAGGGAATGACCAATCTGGGAAATGCGCTCGCGGCGCAGCAGCGATCAGATGAAGCTGCGGCACAGTATCGTGCCGCGATACGGAAGGATTCGACGTATGCGCTGGCGTTTTTCAACTTCGGCAACCTCTGGATGCAGGCGAATAAGCCGCAGTATGCCTACGGGTATTGGAAAAAGTCTCTGGAACATGATCCGCGACTGGCCGCGGCACATCGCAACCTCGGGTTGCTTCTCTTTCGCGCCGGCAGACTGCAGGAAGCCGCACAACAGCTGCGGGCTTACCTTGAGCTCGAGCGTGATGAAAATGCGCGTGCTGCGGTGCGACAGGATCTGGTGAGAATCGAGCAGCTGCTGACACGCTCCTCGTCACAGGAGTAA
- a CDS encoding T9SS type A sorting domain-containing protein, with protein MRLYTLYPFLIVVFMSTAIAQTLPPCEPLRYFNPTGQTLAYTEAMPTSWWAVRMSVSYKTDVDSAFVGFGVARATTSGLTPDTLDLRVLKDQLPQQVILDQFSLLIPPNLQGNVPDAYYIVEFQVDDPTARVYPTPADFWLSWRLRGPSGDVARILLRTPADNPRRSVTIGSAGDTTLATLVVKNQLGLARQDSVDLWAEARVCYPDGYPVELQSFTARYTEGQAQLSWSTASEENNMGFHIERLAASSAAGPRIWQQIGFVQGHGSTSMRKDYQFIDEHPDLAAQEDGSVVYRLRQVDFDGTNELSPTVEIHVPRSTGFLMAQNYPNPASIATGMTTVALQMADAGTLQLDLYDALGRKIRTVAEGQYAKGRHFIEVSLDGLVPGTYFYRLSAGAHMEMRRMSLTR; from the coding sequence ATGCGCCTGTATACGCTGTACCCCTTCCTGATTGTCGTATTCATGTCCACCGCCATTGCGCAGACACTGCCACCCTGTGAACCCCTGCGTTATTTCAATCCTACGGGACAGACGCTTGCATACACCGAGGCGATGCCGACGTCATGGTGGGCCGTGCGTATGTCTGTCAGTTACAAAACGGACGTGGACTCTGCCTTTGTCGGGTTTGGTGTAGCACGTGCGACGACCAGCGGACTGACCCCGGATACACTGGATCTTCGCGTACTGAAGGACCAGCTCCCGCAGCAGGTCATTCTCGATCAGTTCTCTCTGCTCATTCCACCCAACCTTCAGGGGAATGTCCCTGATGCATACTACATCGTCGAATTCCAGGTAGACGATCCCACTGCACGTGTGTATCCCACACCTGCTGATTTCTGGTTGAGTTGGAGACTGCGCGGTCCTTCCGGCGATGTGGCACGCATCCTTCTCAGAACTCCCGCCGATAACCCCCGTCGTTCTGTGACCATTGGGAGCGCGGGAGATACGACGCTTGCCACACTCGTTGTCAAGAATCAGCTGGGATTGGCTCGGCAGGATAGTGTGGACCTCTGGGCGGAAGCCCGGGTGTGCTACCCTGATGGCTATCCCGTGGAATTGCAGTCTTTCACCGCCAGGTACACTGAAGGCCAGGCACAGCTGTCATGGTCTACAGCATCAGAAGAAAATAACATGGGCTTCCATATTGAGCGCCTCGCTGCTTCATCCGCAGCCGGCCCAAGGATTTGGCAGCAGATTGGCTTCGTGCAGGGACATGGCAGTACAAGCATGCGGAAGGATTATCAGTTCATTGACGAGCACCCTGATCTTGCGGCGCAGGAAGATGGGAGTGTAGTCTACAGGTTGAGACAGGTTGATTTTGATGGGACGAATGAGCTCTCACCGACCGTAGAGATTCATGTCCCGCGCAGTACTGGCTTTCTTATGGCACAGAATTACCCGAATCCCGCCTCCATCGCGACCGGTATGACTACTGTCGCATTGCAAATGGCGGACGCCGGAACGCTGCAACTGGATCTCTATGACGCGCTGGGCCGCAAGATTCGAACCGTTGCCGAGGGACAGTATGCGAAAGGAAGACATTTCATCGAGGTCTCTCTCGATGGCCTCGTTCCGGGTACGTACTTCTATCGCCTCAGCGCCGGTGCACACATGGAAATGCGCCGCATGTCGTTGACGCGATAA